A portion of the Candida dubliniensis CD36 chromosome R, complete sequence genome contains these proteins:
- a CDS encoding aminotransferase, putative: MVKQEDFAVEQFMDKFETEIEWNMAETCTASLSFNELFQLIPDKSVSEPLQQKLFDTKLTYGHIKGSPELKQAVAQLYNDEGGSITTSDIVITNGAIGANFLTLYALVDHGDKVVVVNPTYQQLASVARVFSGAPENIISWNLNFEDNYLPNLDELQNLVDVHEPKLLIINNPNNPTGAVWGHLIMDKIVKICSTKGIYILCDEVYRPLYHSTDDKPKSIVNYNYEKTVSTSSTSKAFSLAGLRLGWVVTKDQDVIQKLYSKRDYNTISVSTIDDMLATVALTNYKHILARSYNICETNLKILEAYIESTPLLSWVKPKGGSTCFVKVNIDNIDTMEMCVELVEKYKILVVPGEVFDNRKGYLRIGFGNSTQDIKQGLIRLSEYFKSKGY, encoded by the coding sequence ATGGTTAAACAAGAAGACTTTGCTGTAGAGCAATTTATGGATAAATTTGAGACTGAAATTGAATGGAACATGGCAGAGACATGTACTGCTTCACTTAGTTTCAATGAGTTGTTTCAGTTGATCCCCGACAAGTCAGTATCGGAACCACTTCAACAGAAACTATTTGATACAAAGCTAACCTATGGCCATATAAAAGGATCTCCGGAATTAAAGCAAGCCGTCGCCCAATTGTATAACGATGAAGGAGGGTCAATTACCACCAGCGACATAGTTATCACCAATGGAGCCATTGGTGCAAATTTTTTGACATTGTATGCCCTAGTTGACCATGGTGATAAAGTGGTTGTAGTAAATCCGACGTACCAACAGCTAGCATCAGTTGCAAGAGTTTTTTCGGGAGCTCCAGAAAACATTATTTCCTGGAACTTAAATTTTGAGGACAATTATTTACCAAATTTAGACGAATTGCAAAACTTGGTTGATGTTCATGAACCCAAGCTTCTTATAATCAACAACCCTAATAATCCAACCGGAGCCGTGTGGGGCCACTTGATTATGGacaaaattgttaaaatCTGTTCTACTAAAGGCATCTACATTTTGTGTGATGAAGTGTATCGGCCATTGTATCATTCTACTGACGATAAACCCAAATCGATCGTCAATTACAACTACGAAAAAACAGTTTCCACTTCCTCCACATCCAAAGCGTTTTCATTGGCTGGTCTTAGATTAGGGTGGGTTGTCACCAAAGATCAAGATGTCATCCAAAAGCTTTATTCGAAACGTGACTACAATACGATTTCTGTTTCTACTATAGATGATATGCTTGCCACAGTCGCTCTAACAAACTACAAACACATTCTTGCCCGAAGCTACAATATATGCGAAACCAATTTAAAAATCTTGGAAGCGTACATTGAAAGCACCCCGTTGTTGTCGTGGGTCAAACCTAAAGGTGGGTCCACGTGCTTTGTAAAAGTGAATATCGACAATATCGACACAATGGAGATGTGTGTTGAGTTAGTTGAGAAATACAAAATATTAGTTGTTCCTGGAGAGGTTTTTGATAATAGAAAGGGGTACTTGAGAATCGGATTTGGTAACAGTACTCAAGACATCAAGCAAGGTCTAATTCGTTTGTCGGAATATTTCAAGTCCAAGGGGTACTGA
- a CDS encoding 3-ketoacyl-CoA thiolase A, peroxisomal precursor, putative (Similar to S. cerevisiae POT1), with protein sequence MDRLNQLSGQLKPTSKQSLTQKNPDDVVIVAAYRTAIGKGFKGSFKSVQSEFILTEFLKEFIKKTGVDASLIEDVAIGNVLNQAAGATEHRGASLAAGIPYTAAFLAINRLCSSGLMAISDIANKIKTGEIECGLAGGIESMSKNYGSPKVVPKIDPHLADDEQMGKCLIPMGITNENVANEFNIPREKQDAFAAKSYSKAEKAVSSGAFKDEILPIRSIIRSPDGSEKEIIVDTDEGPRKGVDAASLSKLKPAFGGTTTAGNASQISDGAAGVLLMKRSLAEAKGYPIVAKYIACSTVGVPPEIMGVGPAYAIPEMLKRTGLTVDDVDVFEINEAFAAQCLYSAEQCNVPEEKLNINGGAIALGHPLGCTGARQYATILRLLKPGEIGLTSMCIGSGMGAASILIKE encoded by the coding sequence ATGGATagattaaatcaattaagtGGTCAATTAAAACCAACTTCAAAACAATCCCTTACTCAAAAGAACCCAGACgatgttgttattgttgcaGCATATAGAACTGCCATTGGTAAAGGTTTCAAAGGATCTTTCAAATCAGTGCAATCTGAATTCATCTTGACTGAATTCTTAAAggaatttattaaaaagaCTGGTGTCGATGCATCTTTGATTGAGGATGTTGCTATTGGTAACGTTTTGAACCAAGCTGCTGGTGCCACCGAACACAGAGGTGCCAGTTTGGCTGCAGGTATTCCTTACACTGCTGCTTTTCTTGCCATCAACAGATTATGTTCTTCTGGGTTAATGGCCATTTCTGACATTGCCAACAAGATTAAAACTGGTGAAATAGAATGTGGTCTTGCTGGTGGTATTGAATCAATGTCCAAGAACTATGGTAGTCCAAAAGTTGTTCCAAAGATTGACCCACACTTGGCTGACGATGAGCAAATGGGTAAATGTTTGATTCCAATGGGTATCACTAACGAAAATGTTGCTAATGAATTCAACATTCCAAGAGAAAAACAAGATGCATTTGCTGCCAAATCATACAGTAAAGCTGAAAAAGCTGTGTCCTCTGGTGCATTCAAGGACGAAATTTTACCAATCAGATCCATCATCAGATCCCCAGACGGTTCTGAAAAGGAAATCATTGTTGATACCGATGAAGGTCCAAGAAAGGGAGTCGACGCCGCTTCCTTGAGCAAATTAAAACCAGCATTCGGTggtactactactgctgGTAATGCCTCACAAATTTCCGATGGTGCCGCTGGtgttttgttgatgaagagAAGCTTGGCTGAAGCTAAGGGCTACCCAATTGTTGCCAAGTACATTGCTTGTTCTACTGTTGGTGTTCCACCAGAAATTATGGGTGTTGGTCCAGCTTATGCCATTCCTGAAATGTTGAAGAGAACTGGGTTGACcgttgatgatgttgatgtgTTTGAAATCAACGAAGCTTTTGCTGCTCAATGTCTCTACTCTGCTGAGCAATGTAATGTTCCAGAAGAAAAGTTGAACATAAACGGGGGTGCCATTGCTTTGGGTCATCCTCTTGGTTGTACTGGTGCTAGACAATATGCTACAATTTTGAGATTGTTGAAACCAGGTGAAATTGGATTGACCTCTATGTGTATCGGTAGTGGTATGGGTGCTGCCTCCATATTGATTAAGGAATAG
- a CDS encoding 3-ketoacyl-coa thiolase, putative: MEVATSHPRTKVQTIAKQVTFQFANECDLEIHCSPFGLSGLYIKINGTDIMGIGSTMGLITGSTRGLIHYNDSNDLVDQKYKLYVVIDDDDMLRIDFTKIYTDASNENNEKQVQEVPTLIFRGKCPEGRPDNIEPFIGIFSFERET; the protein is encoded by the coding sequence ATGGAAGTAGCTACATCTCATCCCCGGACCAAAGTTCAGACTATTGCCAAGCAAGTTACGTTTCAGTTTGCAAATGAATGTGATTTGGAAATTCATTGTTCACCATTTGGATTGAGTGGgttatatataaaaatcaaTGGAACCGATATCATGGGCATTGGTTCTACCATGGGACTAATAACAGGATCTACTAGAGGCTTGATACATTACAATGATAGTAACGATTTAGTTGATCAAAAGTACAAGTTGTACGTCGTGatagatgatgatgatatgCTTAGAATCGATTTCACCAAGATTTATACCGACGCttcaaatgaaaacaaCGAGAAACAAGTTCAGGAAGTGCCAACATTGATATTTCGTGGAAAATGTCCTGAAGGTAGGCCTGACAACATCGAGCCCTTTATTGGAATATTCTCTTTTGAGAGGGAGACATAA
- a CDS encoding transcription factor with zinc cluster DNA-binding motif, putative (Similar to C. albicans ZCF38;~see SGD entry for orf19.7518 for info on gene and product names) has product MSSTTPRASVACNLCRSSKIKCINNSDSTRCHRCASLDLECTYTLKTSQLKKRKLTKEFASKTSPKSTVFLPDKKLIIETAEIFFENQYKGIFPLFHKPSFFQFLRSKEFDPSTYIQDYRPRKNIPDPVVLLAILALCARLHPEMPKIFGEFDESEAESFFPSFNSVAAPGFASNASKYFGWHARKLLRFDEPSIERVQALCILSSHEWGEGNASRSYMYVGIAARMALILGLDDEPKPETGLSETENFIRMEMKRRAMWSVYMMDRCNSSGRSSHTCISLDEIKVRLPCNEKEFIFGVGKQQPFRNGELVGLSLCGYQIVLFETWREISRWVGVTGAKLEKIPPWESTSPYYLLSKKLDEFEEKLPAELKFNEFNLQAHIAGGSASDFAYFSGLLLLCRVFLNREYFYASPEASPPGWWKQQATVLFDALDKLDQIPKLLKPLNLMVIAPFTGFHVFSTASTCLYIAAYPKKVMKTHFNGDVIKKYQRMAQDNLETLFSWSDSWGLGKSWINTLKEMKEVFARSTDYDQLRFKMRDYGNIEKKPDISNLLVLDEAPILDFMNNLDLPNIFPDWNDAMNI; this is encoded by the coding sequence ATGTCATCAACTACACCTCGAGCAAGTGTTGCTTGTAATCTATGTCGTTCCagcaaaataaaatgtatCAACAACTCAGACTCAACACGGTGTCATCGGTGTGCATCGTTGGACTTGGAGTGTACCTATACCTTAAAGACATCCCAATTGAAGAAACGAAAGTTGACCAAAGAGTTTGCATCAAAGACTTCTCCCAAGTCAACTGTTTTTCTACCAGATAAGAaactaataattgaaaCTGCAGAAATATTTTTCGAGAATCAATACAAAGGAATTTTTCCTTTGTTCCATAAACCCTCctttttccaatttctaAGATCAAAAGAGTTCGACCCACTGACATACATACAAGATTATCGACCAAGGAAAAACATTCCTGATCCTGTAGTGCTATTGGCAATCCTTGCCTTGTGTGCTCGGTTACATCCGGAAATGCCAAAAATATTTGGTGAATTCGATGAATCAGAAGCAGAGTCGTTTTTTCCATCTTTTAATAGTGTTGCAGCACCTGGGTTTGCGTCAAATGCTTCTAAATATTTTGGATGGCATGCCCGGAAACTACTACGGTTTGACGAGCCTTCGATCGAACGTGTGCAAGCATTATGCATTTTGAGTAGCCACGAATGGGGTGAAGGTAATGCTTCACGAAGTTATATGTACGTTGGAATTGCTGCTAGAATGGCTTTGATTCTAGGTTTGGACGACGAACCTAAACCGGAAACTGGGCTATCCGAAACCGAAAATTTTATTCGCATGGAAATGAAACGAAGGGCCATGTGGTCGGTGTACATGATGGATCGTTGCAACTCCAGCGGACGCAGTAGCCACACTTGCATTTCATTGGACGAAATCAAAGTGAGACTACCTTGTAACGAAAAGGAATTCATATTTGGAGTAGGAAAGCAGCAGCCATTTAGAAATGGCGAATTGGTTGGCTTGTCATTGTGTGGATATCAAATTGTGTTGTTCGAGACATGGAGGGAAATATCTCGTTGGGTTGGAGTCACCGGTGCCAAACTAGAGAAAATACCGCCGTGGGAGTCTACATCTCCCTACTATTTGCTTTCTAAAAAGTTAGATGAGTTTGAGGAAAAATTACCGGCAGAGCTCAAGTTTAATGAGTTTAATTTGCAAGCACACATTGCTGGTGGCTCAGCTTCTGATTTTGCATACTTTAGTGGATTGCTATTGTTATGCCGGGTATTTCTCAACAGAGAATACTTTTACGCTTCACCAGAAGCGTCTCCCCCAGGGTGGTGGAAACAACAAGCTACTGTGTTGTTTGATGCGTTGGACAAGCTAGACCAGATCCCTAAATTGCTTAAACctttgaatttgatggtTATTGCTCCGTTTACCGGTTTCCATGTTTTCAGTACTGCTTCTACTTGTTTATATATTGCCGCATATCCTAAAAAAGTTATGAAAACTCATTTCAACGGGGATGTCATAAAGAAATACCAACGAATGGCCCAGGATAATTTGGAAACTTTGTTTTCGTGGCTGGATTCGTGGGGGTTGGGAAAAAGTTGGATCAACACGTTGAAAGAGATGAAAGAAGTCTTTGCCAGGTCTACAGATTACGATCAGTTGCGTTTCAAGATGCGTGACTACGGGAATATAGAAAAGAAACCGGATATTCTGAATTTATTGGTATTAGATGAGGCACCTATTCTAGATTTTATGAACAATTTGGATCTACCAAATATCTTCCCTGACTGGAATGATGCTATGAACATATAA
- the CHT1 gene encoding chitinase precursor, putative, producing the protein MIPNIIILLAISIVASASNIAAYWGQNAGGNQQSLGDYCSSSPASIIILSFLDGFPNLSLNFANQCSETFSSGLAHCSQIGSDIKSCQQQGKTVLLSLGGATGNYGFSSDSEAVQFAGTLWNKFGGGKDSERPFDDAIVDGFDFDIENKDQTGYAALATQLRKYFGTGSKSYYLSAAPQCPYPDESVGDLMSQVDLDFAFIQFYNNYCSLNKQFNWNSWSNYARGKNIKLYLGLPGSSSSAGSGFVGLSTVQNAVASIKGDVNFGGISVWDISSAENSGYLNQLHQALSGSGSSVAPSNSYNPYQSYNPNTQLTTTYGGSTATASAYVSVGFTAGATHRSTTTNGLFAWIDSLFGSSPTSQSSVVQQAAATATPKPTASAFDWFGWFDGTTTSTTLQTVYSTVPADQTVYMTLTTTVGSQSLFNKRDVVAEAKSTNLQICWLLFIPLIALICS; encoded by the coding sequence aTGATTCCCAATATTATAATACTACTTGCTATATCTATTGTGGCATCTGCGTCAAATATTGCAGCATACTGGGGACAAAATGCTGGAGGAAATCAACAATCATTGGGAGACTACTGTTCTTCTAGTCCTGCCAGCATCATAATACTTTCGTTCCTTGATGGGTTCCCCAATCTTCTGTTGAACTTTGCCAACCAATGTTCGGAGACATTCAGCAGTGGCCTTGCCCATTGCTCTCAAATAGGTTCAGATATCAAATCGTGTCAACAACAAGGCAAGACCGTTTTACTTTCACTTGGCGGGGCCACTGGTAACTATGGATTTTCTTCCGATTCAGAAGCAGTTCAATTTGCAGGAACATTATGGAATAAATTTGGTGGTGGGAAAGATTCCGAAAGACCTTTTGATGATGCAATTGTTGATGggtttgattttgatatcGAGAATAAAGACCAGACTGGTTATGCAGCTTTAGCAACACAATTGAGAAAGTACTTTGGTACTGGATCCAAATCTTATTACTTATCAGCTGCTCCGCAATGTCCGTATCCTGATGAATCTGTCGGTGATTTAATGTCCCAAGTCGATTTAGATTTTGCATTTATACAATTCTATAACAACTACTGTTCCCTCAATAAGCAATTCAACTGGAACTCCTGGAGCAACTATGCCAGGGGGAAAAACATTAAACTTTATTTGGGACTTCCCGGGTCATCGTCATCTGCAGGCTCAGGATTTGTTGGTTTGTCAACTGTTCAAAATGCCGTGGCTAGCATCAAGGGGGATGTGAATTTTGGTGGTATATCTGTTTGGGATATTTCCTCAGCAGAAAATAGTGGATACCTCAACCAATTGCACCAAGCGTTGAGTGGATCAGGAAGCTCAGTAGCCCCTTCCAATAGTTACAACCCATACCAATCTTATAACCCAAACACACAACTCACAACAACCTATGGTGGAAGCACTGCCACCGCATCGGCCTATGTGTCAGTGGGGTTTACAGCGGGAGCTACACACAGATCTACAACCACCAATGGACTTTTCGCTTGGATAGATAGTTTATTTGGCTCATCTCCCACATCTCAATCCTCTGTTGTGCAACAAGCAGCTGCTACTGCAACACCAAAACCCACGGCGTCAGCATTCGATTGGTTTGGTTGGTTTGATGGAACAACCACCTCTACTACGCTACAAACTGTTTATTCAACTGTCCCAGCGGATCAAACAGTGTACATGACACTAACAACCACCGTGGGTAGCCAATCCTTATTCAACAAAAGAGATGTTGTTGCTGAAGCCAAATCTACAAACTTGCAAATATGCTGGTTGTTATTTATTCCACTAATTGCTCTTATATGTTCATAG
- a CDS encoding beta-n-acetylglucosaminidase, putative → MSTFYAGQLLCGGFQGTTVTPQAYHLIVEHHVSAMILSRKNAINVEQMSKLIKDLQYIAMTEGRYTYPIMFAIDEEGGMMNSLFDPDFLTQYPGAMALAATGDPQLVYEISRAIATEIKKIGFSIILGPVLDVVTKLSHQLVGVRSFGTTIEDVVKYGRMCARGLQDGGLFTVGKHFPGIGNAAVDSLLELPMMGDSLEQLKHFNVVPFGELINEGLLDGISAAGCGVPNISPDETHACLSPIVINQLLRQELRFDGFVISECLEMEALYHSVGLGQGVILAINAGCDLVMVCHDMALQNEATDSIKKAVVNGNLDEETLIKSLKRIKKLQTRLPSWAQIFPEGEVSAKLPPTLFKNEYPVLWEQHQQLSSLAYRKSITLIRDFDGTLPIAKHLSARGGNQVDSILLLTPLLNPIYPCKKTDTTERLFTGEEVFQKFGDFLSNHPINKTKSYNVLHTTYTANGLTPLHESLIERSKIVIFLTSEAGRNMYQIGIVKYVSILCGVNPQTLTKGLGPVQPRKPLIIVATSSPYDFFYNKSIGSAYLCCYDYTDNALENLASVLMGDFEAEGCVPGEKKFLTKHKKSVAEGRTKNIHSSAHQPKRRWLVDEFSMERDWQGLVKLLRTNNDQLTNDGFYKRLDGLLSSTSKHQKHFVVRNSSLNILYGIVLTWVDESKCGHLAYILVEKSKRLQSIGKNLHVRAVRYLIKERKCNEIVLGSSFPLISLGGNISKPFFEGVGWNIQASADKNVMVLPNVDSWSVPKNILQEIMIVGVRFDICSDTSKLRKMMERCCQSESYDAREYKNIKSLYNEAEKYLKINSPYEVKIILALEPTSQSVIGSIVIFTSNSQLSKFYPFIDEFAEKNDPSENRSVVGGIAGPIIDPSYSNLTEIFKYGLICSAITFLKTSLSEEPMQCCIMTDVSTEDKAMRGVKEIGFEVWKSYHDDYGYNDVSSNVENKFGM, encoded by the coding sequence atgtccACATTTTATGCTGGGCAACTATTATGTGGGGGATTTCAAGGTACAACAGTTACCCCCCAAGCCTATCATCTAATCGTTGAGCACCATGTATCAGCCATGATATTATCACGGAAGAATGCCATTAATGTGGAGCAGATGTCGAAATTAATCAAGGATCTTCAGTATATTGCGATGACAGAGGGAAGATATACGTATCCCATCATGTTCGCCATAGATGAGGAAGGTGGGATGATGAACTCGTTGTTTGACCCAGATTTCCTAACTCAGTATCCTGGAGCGATGGCATTAGCAGCGACGGGTGATCCTCAATTGGTGTATGAGATCCTGAGAGCAATAGCAActgaaataaaaaaaatagggTTCTCTATTATCTTGGGCCCCGTATTGGATGTGGTGACAAAACTATCACATCAGTTGGTGGGAGTCAGGAGTTTCGGCACTACTATTGAAGATGTAGTAAAATATGGACGTATGTGTGCCCGAGGTTTACAGGATGGGGGGTTGTTTACCGTGGGGAAACATTTTCCTGGTATTGGAAACGCTGCTGTTGATTCATTATTAGAGCTACCGATGATGGGTGATTCTTTAGAGCAATTGAAGCATTTTAATGTGGTTCCATTTGGAGAGTTGATCAACGAAGGGTTGTTAGATGGGATAAGTGCTGCTGGGTGTGGTGTACCGAATATTAGTCCAGACGAAACACATGCGTGTCTCTCTCCGATTGTGATTAACCAGTTGCTACGACAAGAATTGCGTTTTGATGGATTTGTTATTAGTGAATGCTTAGAGATGGAGGCACTTTACCACTCGGTGGGGTTAGGCCAGGGTGTGATTTTGGCAATTAATGCCGGCTGTGATTTGGTGATGGTGTGTCATGACATGGCATTACAAAACGAAGCTACTGATTCGATCAAAAAGGCGGTGGTCAACGGGAATTTAGATGAAGAGACATTAATAAAAAGCTTGAAACggataaaaaaattgcagACAAGGTTACCAAGCTGGGCACAAATTTTCCCTGAAGGTGAAGTATCAGCTAAACTACCACCAACCTTGTTCAAAAACGAATATCCAGTGTTGTGGGAACAGCATCAGCAACTATCTTCATTGGCTTACagaaaatcaattacaTTGATACGCGATTTTGATGGAACCTTACCTATCGCAAAGCATCTAAGTGCTAGAGGTGGCAACCAAGTTGATTCTATTTTGTTGCTAACGCCTCTACTAAATCCTATATACCCGTGCAAAAAAACAGATACAACTGAACGATTGTTTACTGGAGAGGAAGTGTTTCAGAAATTCGGTGACTTTTTATCCAACCATCCAattaacaaaacaaaatcataTAATGTCCTTCACACAACATACACCGCCAACGGATTGACGCCACTACACGAGTCTTTAATTGAGCGATCCAAAATAGTTATTTTCCTTACTAGTGAAGCAGGAAGAAACATGTACCAAATTGGCATTGTAAAGTATGTTTCCATATTGTGTGGAGTCAACCCACAGACTTTGACCAAAGGATTGGGCCCAGTTCAGCCACGAAAGCCGTTGATTATAGTTGCCACACTGTCGCCCTATGATTTTTTCTACAACAAGAGTATTGGAAGTGCATATTTGTGCTGCTATGACTACACCGATAATGCATTGGAGAACTTGGCATCTGTATTAATGGGCGATTTTGAAGCAGAAGGATGTGTCCCGGGAGAAAAGAAGTTTTTGACGAAACACAAGAAATCGGTAGCCGAAGGTAGAACTAAAAACATCCACTCAAGTGCACATCAACCTAAAAGGAGATGGTTGGTTGATGAGTTTCTGATGGAAAGAGACTGGCAAGGTTTAGTTAAGTTATTAAGAACAAACAACGATCAGCTCACGAATGATGGGTTTTATAAGAGGCTTGATGGATTGTTGAGCTCGACATCGAAACACCAAAAACACTTTGTTGTTCGTAACTCTTCATTGAACATTCTATATGGGATTGTTTTGACATGGGTTGATGAATCAAAGTGCGGGCATCTTGCTTACATATTagttgaaaaatcaaaacgTTTGCAGAGCATTGGGAAGAACTTGCACGTTAGAGCAGTTAGATATTTGATAAAGGAGAGAAAATGTAATGAAATCGTATTAGGCAGTTCGTTCCCGTTGATTTCACTTGGTGGTAATATTAGTAAACCATTTTTCGAGGGTGTGGGTTGGAACATCCAAGCTTCAGCAGATAAGAACGTAATGGTTTTGCCAAATGTGGATAGTTGGCTGGTGCCGAAGAATATTTTGCAAGAAATTATGATTGTTGGCGTTAgatttgatatttgttCTGATACAAGTAAATTAAGGAAAATGATGGAAAGATGTTGTCAGTCAGAATCTTACGATGCAAGAGAATATAAAAACATCAAGAGCCTATATAATGAGGCAGAAAAATACCTCAAGATCAATTCTCCTTACGAAGTAAAGATCATTCTTGCCCTTGAACCAACTTCACAAAGTGTCATTGGAAGTATTGTGATATTTACCAGCAATTCTCAGTTGTCAAAGTTTTATCCATTTATTGATGAGTTTGCCGAAAAGAACGATCCTTCTGAAAATAGATCAGTAGTTGGTGGTATTGCTGGTCCCATCATTGATCCTCTGTATTCAAACCTAACAGAGATTTTTAAATACGGGTTGATTTGCAGTGCAATTACGTTTTTAAAAACATCTTTGAGTGAGGAACCTATGCAGTGTTGCATAATGACTGATGTGAGCACCGAAGATAAGGCTATGCGCGGGGTTAAAGAAATAGGATTTGAAGTTTGGAAGTCTTATCACGATGATTACGGTTATAACGATGTAAGTAGTAATGTAGAAAATAAGTTTGGAATGTGA
- the PCK1 gene encoding phosphoenolpyruvate carboxykinase, putative, which produces MAPPTAVESSINFEGHPTIKSTQDPLVQKLSLNTDTVIRHNAPPPTLYEDGLLEKGTTISSTGALMAYSGNKTGRSPKDKRIVDESTSSHNIWWGPVNKQVDELTWKISRSRALDYLRTREKLFVVDAYAGWDPRYRIKVRIICARAYHALFMTNMLIRPTEEELKNFGEPDFTIYNAGQFPANIHTKGMTSATSVEINFKDMEMVILGTEYAGEMKKGIFTVMFYLMPIKHKVLTLHSSCNQGVEKGDITLFFGLSGTGKTTLSADPHRKLIGDDEHCWSDNGVFNIEGGCYAKCLDLSAEKEPEIFNSIKFGAILENVVYDPITKVVDYEDSSITENTRCAYPIDFIPSAKIPCLADTHPTNIILLTCDASGVLPPVSKLTNAQVMYHFISGYTSKMAGTEEGVTEPQATFSACFGQPFLVLHPMKYAQQLSDKISEHNANAWLLNTGWVGSSVARGGKRCPLKYTRAILDAIHSGELSKVEYEKVPVFNFNVPKSCPGVPSDILNPTKAWTQGADSFDKEIKSLASKFAENFKTYADQATEEVKAAGPEA; this is translated from the coding sequence atGGCTCCTCCAACTGCTGTTGAatcttcaatcaatttcGAAGGTCACCCAACTATCAAATCCACTCAAGACCCATTGGTCCAAAAATTGTCTCTTAATACAGACACTGTAATCAGACACAATGCTCCACCTCCAACCTTGTATGAAGATGGTTTATTAGAAAAAGGCACTACCATTTCGTCCACTGGTGCTTTAATGGCTTACTCTGGTAACAAAACCGGTAGATCTCCAAAAGATAAGAGAATTGTTGACGAATCCACCTCCTCCCACAACATCTGGTGGGGTCCAGTGAATAAACAAGTTGACGAATTAACTTGGAAGATTTCTAGATCAAGAGCTTTAGATTACTTGAGAACCAGAGAAaagttgtttgttgttgacgCCTATGCTGGTTGGGATCCAAGATACAGAATCAAGGTCAGAATTATCTGTGCTAGAGCTTACCATGCTTTGTTCATGACCAATATGTTGATCAGACcaactgaagaagaattaaagaACTTTGGCGAACCAGACTTCACCATCTACAATGCTGGTCAATTCCCAGCAAACATCCACACCAAAGGTATGACTTCTGCCACTTCGGTTGAAATCAACTTCAAGGATATGGAAATGGTTATCTTGGGTACCGAATATGCTGGTGAAATGAAGAAAGGTATCTTTACTGTTATGTTCTACTTGATGCCAATCAAGCACAAGGTTTTGACTTTGCACTCCTCATGTAACCAAGGGGTTGAAAAAGGTGACATTACTTTGTTCTTTGGTCTTTCTGGTACTGGTAAGACTACTTTGTCTGCTGATCCACACAGAAAGTTGATTGGTGATGACGAACATTGCTGGTCCGACAATGGTGTCTTCAACATTGAAGGTGGTTGTTACGCCAAGTGTTTGGACTTGTCTGCTGAAAAGGAACCAGAAATTTTCAACTCCATCAAGTTTGGTGCTATTTTGGAAAACGTTGTTTACGACCCAATCACTAAAGTTGTTGACTACGAAGATTCATCAATCACAGAAAACACCAGATGTGCTTACccaattgatttcattcCATCTGCCAAGATCCCATGTTTGGCCGACACCCATCCAACCAATATTATCTTGTTAACTTGTGATGCTTCCGGTGTGTTGCCACCAGTTTCCAAATTGACTAACGCACAAGTTATGtatcatttcatttctgGTTACACCTCCAAGATGGCTGGTACTGAAGAAGGTGTTACTGAACCACAAGCTACTTTCTCCGCATGTTTCGGTCAACCATTCTTGGTATTGCACCCAATGAAATATGCTCAACAATTGTCTGACAAGATTTCCGAACACAATGCTAACGCTTGGTTGTTGAACACCGGTTGGGTTGGTTCTTCTGTTGCTAGAGGCGGTAAGAGATGTCCTTTGAAATACACCAGAGCCATCTTGGATGCTATACACTCTGGTGAATTGTCCAAAGTCGAATATGAAAAAGTTCCAGTTTTCAACTTTAATGTTCCAAAATCTTGTCCTGGTGTTCCAAGTGATATTTTGAACCCAACCAAGGCTTGGACTCAAGGTGCTGATTCATTCGacaaagaaatcaaatctCTTGCTAGCAAGTTTGCTGAAAACTTCAAGACATACGCTGATCAAGCCACTGAAGAAGTTAAAGCTGCTGGTCCAGAAGCATaa